In bacterium, the DNA window TTACGATAGCTGCTATTATTGCAATAGCTTTATTTTGTTTTCAAAAAAAAGGTACGGAAAAAGTTACAAGAGCCTTTGGACCTATTATGGTTTTATGGTTTTTAGCGCTTACTGTTTCGGGATTAATTTCTGTATCTCATTATCCTGAAATATTAAAAGCTGTAAATCCCTATTATGCTGTTAAATTTTTGACTACACAGGGTCTTATGGGATTCTTTGTGCTGTCTGAAGTAATTCTTTGTGCTACGGGAGGAGAAGCCCTTTATGCGGATATGGGGCATCTTGGGAAAAAACCTATTATACAGGCGTGGTCAGTAGTATTTTTTGCGCTTGCAATATGTTATTTAGGGCAGGGCGCTTTTCTTGTCCACAACCCTGAGGCAAAAAATGTTTTATTTGCCATGGTATACAACCAAACACATTTTTTGTATGTGCCTTTTCTCGTATTAAGTATTCTTGCAACGATTATTGCATCTCAAGCTCTTATTAGTGCGATGTTTTCAATAGTTTATCAGGGTATTAACACCAGAATAATGCCTATGTTTAAAGTTGATTACACTTCTCAAGAATTAAGAACACAGATTTATATAGCTACAGTTAACTGGTTTCTCTTATTTTTTGTAGTAATGATTATGTTTCAATTCAAAGAATCAAGCAATTTAGCAGCGGCTTATGGTCTGGCTGTAACAGGAACAATGTCTATTACAGGTATTATGATGTCCTGGATTTTCTTCCTGAAGAAAAATTATTTAAAATTTTCTTTTGCAGTAATTGTTACCATAGTTGATATTATGTTTCTTACGGCAAATATGTTTAAAATCCCGCATGGCGGCTATTGGTCAGTAATTATTGCTTTTATTCCTTTTGCGACAATTTTAATTTACACAAGAGGACAAAGAAAGCTCTATAGCAAACTTCATCCTGTGCCACTTGATAAATTTCTTGTTAAATTTAATGAAATCTATAAAAATGAATGCAAAATTAACGGAGCTGCTTTATTTTTTATAAAAGATATAGACCGAATTCCGCCATATATATACAATACAATCTGCTCAAACAATATAATCTATCAGGAAAATATATTTGTATCTATAAATATTCTGGATGAGCCTTTCGGAATCGATTGCTGTTTTAAGGATGAAGTAACAGAAGGCTTGAAAAATTTTGAAATTCAGGCTGGTTATATGGAACTGCTTGATCTGGAAAAAATACTTCATAATGCAGGAATTCAGGATAAAGTTATATTTTATGGTATGGAAGAAATTATGACTGATAATTTAATATGGAAATTCTTTGTATTAATAAAAAAAGTAACCCCTTCTTTTGTACAGTTCTATTCCATTCCGTCAAGAAAATTGCACGGTGTTGTAACACGTGTAAATATTTAAAAACTGAAATTAAAATGTTTTAATGAATTTTGCAGGAAACTTAATAATGACAGATAATTCCTCATTGGAAAAATATATAGCTTATACTGAAAATTTAAAAGAAAAACTCGATGTCTACTTCAAAGATCAGAAAGAATTTCTTAAGTGCAAGGCAGGCTGTGATATATGTTGCAAATCGTCTTATTATCCCGTATCAAAACTTGAATATGAATATATAAAAATCGGTTTGAGTGAAAATTTTACCGCTGAAGAGAGAGAAAAAATCAATCAAGCAGCAATTAATATTCTTAAAGAAAGAAGAATCTTTATGAAAACAAATCCTAATCTTATGGAGTATGCGTACAGTTGTCCTCTTTTGCTTAATGGTGCTTGTGGAATCTACAAATATAGAGCGTTATTGTGCAGATCTCACGGATTAATTTATAAAGACGTTGATAAACCCAACAAAAATAATGCTCCGCATTGTATGAGTCTCGGATTAAATTATTCTGATGTCTATGATGAAAAAACCAGACAATTTTCTACAGAAAAAGCAATTTCACTCGGCATTAAAGCAACACCAAAAATTTATGATCTTTCATATTCAGTTTTAATGAAAGATGCCGGAGATATAGATTTTGGGGATGTAAGGATGCTCTTTGAGTGGATATTAATGGATATTCCAAACTATGAGGAATTGCTCAAATAACACCACAATGTCTATTTTTTATATATCCTTCCTATTAAATTTGAAAGAAATTTAGAATTTTTCTCTTTGATTATAGTGGGTATGAAGTAATTTATGGGAAGCCTCTCCAAGAGGTTTTCCTAAAAATTCTTCGTAAAGTTTTTGAATATCTGTATTTTTGTGAGATTTCCTTAGTTCTTTTTTTGCATCAATTGCGTACACACTTTGTAATCTGGCTTTAATTCTTTCGATGTCTGTATTTAACGGCTGACCTCCGCCTGCAATACATCCGCCTGCACAGGTCATAATTTCTATAAAGTGATAATCAGCTTCGCCTGATTGTATTTTGTCCATTAATATTCTTGCCTGACCTAATGAACTGGCTACAGCAATTTTAACATCAAGTCCTTTTATGTTAATCGTAGCTTCTTTAACACCATCTAAGCCTCTAACTGCTGTAAAGTCAATATTTTCAAGTTCTTCACCGGTAATTAGAAAGTATGCTGATCTTAAAGCAGCTTCCATTACGCCGCCTGAAGCTGCAAATATATCACCTGCACCTGAAGCTAAGCCAAGCGGGTTGTCAAATTCTGATTCTTCAAGTTTGCTAAAGTTAATGCCGCTTGTTTTAAGTAATTTTGCCAGTTCTCTTGTGGTAAGAACCGCATCAACATCTCTTAAATTGTCGTTTTGAAGCTCCGGTCTTTGTGCTTCGAATTTTTTAGCAGTACAAGGCATTATTGAAACAACATAGATGTCTTTTGGGTCAACTCCTGCTTTTTTAGCCCAATAACTCTTAATTACCGCTCCAAGCATCTGATGAGGAGATTTGCATGTTGACAGGTTCGGAATTAATGACGGATAAAAATGTTCAATAAACTTTATCCACCCAGGTGAACAGGAGGTCATCATTGGAAGAACACCGTTATTTGTTATTCTGTGAACAAGTTCGCTTCCTTCTTCCATAATTGTTAAATCTGCGGCAAAGTCTGTATCAAAAACCTTATTAAATCCGAGTTTTTTAAGTGCTGTTACCATTTTTCCCGTAGAAATTGCGCCTGCTTCCATTCCCATTGCTTCACCGATAGTAACTCTTATAGCAGGAGCAGGTTGGGCGATAACAACTTTTGTAGGATCTTTTAGCGCGGCTCTAACATCTTCGATTGCACATTTTTCGGTTAAAGCGCCTGTTGGACAAACCATAATACATTGTCCGCAGTTTATGCAGGTGGATTCGCCGAGAGCGCAGTTAAAAGAAGGAGCTACAATGCTTTCAAAACCTCTTTTTGTGAATTCAATCGCATTTACGGTTTGAATTTGTTCGCAAACTTTTACGCATTTTCCGCAAAGAATGCATTTATCGGCATCTCTTACAATTGAAGGTGATGATAAATCAATCGGATTATGTCTTTTTCTTCCTTGATAAGGTATTTCAGAAATCCCATATTCTTCGGAAAGATTTTGGAGCGAGCAGAAACCGCTTCTGTCGCATTTTAAGCAGTCTTGCGGATGATTGGCAATCATTAATTCAATAATTGTTTTTCGAGCATCGATTACTCTGTTAGAGTGGGTCTGTATTTTCATTCCTTCTGCAACAGGGTTTGTACAGGATGCTACGAGATTTCTCGCACCTTCGATTTCTACAACACAAATTCTGCAAGCACCTGTAGGTGTGCATTTTTTTAAATGACATAATGTCGGAATATTTATTCCTGCTTGATTAGCAGCATCAAGAATTGTAGTCCCTTTTGATACTTTTATATCATCTCCGTTAATATTTATAGTAACTTTTTGTTCTATATTTACGTTTAATGTTTCCATAACTAAAATTTACCTCTATTATTTCGCTGCTATTGCTTTGACAGGACAAAGCTGTACGCATTGATCACATTTTATACAGACTGCGGTTTGAATTTTATGTGGAGATTTTCTTTCTCCCACAATTGCGCCTGTCGGGCATTTTGTTTTACAAATACTGCATCCGATGCACTTGCTTTCGTTAATTTCATAATTAATAAGGCTTTTGCAGTGTCCTGAAGGACATTTTTCATCATAAATATGCGCGTCATATTCGTTTTTGAAGTATCTTAATGTGCTAAGTACAGGGTTTGGAGCAGTTTGACCCAATCCGCAAAGCGAGGTATCCCTGATAACACCTGCAAGATGTTGTAAATGTTTAATGGCGTCTATTTTTTCCTGTTTATCTATATCTTTGGTAGTAATTTTTTCCAAAAATTCAAACATTCTCATAGTGCCTTCGCGGCAAGGGGTACATTTTCCGCAGGATTCCTTTGTGCAGAATTCCACGAAATATTTTGCCACGTCAACCATACATGTTCCTTCGTCCATAACTACAAGACCGCCTGAACCCATCATTGCGCCTACTGTTTTCAATGACTCATAATCGATTTTTATGTCCAGATGCTCTTCAGGGATACAACCGCCTGAAGGACCGCCTATTTGTACTGATTTGTAATTTTTATTGTCAATAATTCCGTTGCCGATTTCGTAAATTATTTCTCTGAGAGAAATTCCCATCGGTACTTCAACAAGTCCTGCATTATTGATTTTTCCTGTTAAAGCAAAAACCTTTGTGCCTTTTGAAGAGTCAGTGCCGACGCTTGCAAACCATTCACCGCCGTGTCTTAAAACACCGGGAACATTTGCAAGTGTTTCCACGTTGTTAATTACTGTAGGACAGCCAAAAGCTCCGCTTTCTGTAGGGAATGGAGGGCGAGGATTGGGCATCCCTCTTCTTCCTTCTATAGAACCTATTAATGCTGTTTCTTCACCGCATACAAAAGCGCCTGCGCCTTTTTTAATTTTTATTTCAAGGTTATATCCGCTGCCAAGAATATTGTCTCCAAGCAAATTATTTTCTTTAGCCAGTTTTATGGCATTTTCAAGTCTTTCAATCGCTAAAGGATATTCTGCCCTGACATAAATATATCCGTAACTTGCTCCAATAGCGTAAGCAGCTATAGTCATACCTTCCAGAAGGGCAAACGGATCGCCTTCAAGAACGCTTCTGTCCATAAATGCGCCCGGATCTCCTTCATCAGCGTTGCATATCATGTATTTTTTCTGGTTGTCAGGATCTTTAGGGTGGCTTTTGTTTCCGAATTCCCATTTCATTCCTGTAGGGAATCCGCCGCCGCCTCGTCCCCTCAAACCTGATTTTTTAACTTCGTCAATTACTCCTAAAGGCCCTGCGGCAAAAGCTTTTTTTAATCCTTCATATCCTTCGAAATCAAGGTAATCCTGCAATGACTCGGGATTAATATGCCCGCAATTTTTTAACACTAGTCTTCTTTGTTTTTTGAAAAACGGTAATTCATTTATTGAAGGAACTTCATTAAGATCATCTTTGTCTATAGCTTTTTCTGTAGGATATTTCCCGATAATTAATTTGTGATTATTAATATTATCAACAAGGACAGATTTCAATAAACCTTCAACATCTGCTGAGGTAACATCTCCGTATGATAACTTAGGATAATCAGGTTTTGCTATGTCTACAATGATTTCTCTTTTGCAATATCCGACGCATCCTGTGGGAATTATTTCAGCTTCAATATTTAAGTTTTTAATTGTGGTTAAAATAGCTTCAAAAACAGATTTGGCTCCTGCTGCAAGTCCGCAAGTCCCCATCCCAACATAAATTTTAGTTTTATTGCTCATTTTATTCAAATCCTCTCAGATAATTTTCAAATTTTATTAAAATTGACCGTCAGTTATTTTGATTTTCTGTATGTATTAATTAACGAAGTAACATCTTTTTGCTGTAATCTGCCGTAAAATTCTTCATCAATTGTAATAACAGGTGCAATTGAGCAAGCTCCGACACATGCTACAGTCTCAAGAGAGAAAAGTCCGTCCTCAGTAGTTTCACCGGCTTTAATATTTAATTCTGACTCGATTTTTTCAAGAATTTTATCAGAGCCTTTTACGTGACAGGCAGTCCCTCTGCATACTCTTATTATATGAAGCCCTAACGGCACTAATCTGAACTGGTTATAAAATGTTGCTATGCCGTAAACATTACTGGTCGGTACATTTAGGTATTCAGATATGAATATAAGGTTTTCCTTGCTAAGATAGCCATATTTCTCCTGAACATCCTGAAGTAAAGGGATCACATTTTCTCTTTTTTTTGTAAATTTTTCAAAGATTTTTTTAAGGTCTTCAGGTAAATTTTTACTGCTCTGGCTGTTGCAGTTACAATTTGTGCAATTCGACATATTTTTCACCATTCACTAAAAATTTTAACAACATTATTTTTTAGATACCTCAATCGTGATTATGTTCACAATTGAACAATACAATTATAATACAAACTGACAAAATAATTAAACACTTTTTGATTGATATTCTATAATTTTAAAAAAACATTCAGGGCCGCCGCCTATGTGCTTTATCAGTGAGGGAAGACCGTTTGGTTCTTTTCCTACCGAAAAATATGTAATGTCTTTGCGACTATTAATTACCATTTTATAGTCACTTCCCTCAAAACCGGCTATTGAACCAAATTCGTCACCGATAATTAAAATATCTTTATCAGAAATCTTGTTTGGATTTGCCAAATTTTCTAAAATCCATTTTATCGAATCTGTTTTATCTGACACTCCTAATTCTATATGCTTAACATCGCTTGTTATTCGTGCATTTTTGAGTCCCAAAAGTCTTGCATTATTTTCCATTAAGCTAAATGCGCCTTTTATTCCTTCTTTTAAGCCTACGGTTTTTAATTTCTTTTCAGTTTCAACTATTAAGTTGTCAATTTCTGATTTTAAAGGATTTTCCCATTCGGGAATAAGATCCAGTTTTCTGCGATTTAATCGATCATAAATTATTTCCAGCTGTATATTATATTTTGTTTCAATATCATGTTTTGTTTTTTCAGTAATTTTATCAAGCAGTTTATTTTTTTCGGCATTTATATTAAGACGAAAAAGTATAACAGGCTGAGAATTTTGATCAAAACCAAAAACTTCCGAGCCTCTATTAGTGCAGATAAACAGATTTTTTTTGCAAAGTCCTTTTATGTGCGAAGAAAACTGCTTGTCTATATTCTCAAAGTTCGTACCTGTTATAACAACTATATACACTCCGTTATTCAGAAGTTTTTCAAGTGATTCTATAAGTTCGGAAACATCGTCATTTCTGGTATGAACTGCTGTTCCATCCCAGTCAAAAGCAATTATTTTGTAGCTTTTGTTCAATTCTTTATATTTTTCTATGTTACATGCAGATTTTTTCATGTTTAAAATATAAATAGCTTAATAAATCTTTTAAAGCCCTAATTAGATATTTATACCGCTTATAAAAATTAATCGAAAAATGAAAAATATATAACCAAAGAGGTATAGTTTATTAGCTGAGTTTTTTGGAAAAAACCAGGCTTTGCCTGTTTATCGAAAATAAACTCGATTTGTATAAAATATAATATTAAAAAGGTTGATAAATAAACATGAAACCAATAGAACTTCTTGCACCTGCAAAAAATCTTGAGTCAGGAATTGCCGCCATAAAATGCGGGGCAGATGCTGTTTATATCGCAGCTGAAAAATTCGGAGCAAGAATATCCGCAGGTAATTCTCTTGAAGATATTGAACATCTCATTGTTTTTGCGCATAAATATCGTGCAAAAGTTTATATAACAATTAATACACTCCTAAAAGACAGCGAAATCCGACAGGCTTATGAATTAATTCATAAACTTTACCAAATAGGAGCTGATGCAATAATAATTCAAGATATGGGTTTGCTTGAGCTTGATTTGCCTCCTATTCCATTATTTGCAAGCACTCAGGCAAATAACACAACTCCTGAAAAAATAGAATTTCTTGAAAAAATCGGGTTTCAACGAGTGATTTTAGCCAGAGAGCTTTCTTTGGAACAAATTAAAAAAATCAGAAAAAAAACAGGAGTTGATCTTGAATTTTTTATTCATGGCGCGCTTTGTGTTTGTTACAGCGGTCAATGTCAGATGAGCTACGCAATTGGCGGAAGAAGTGCAAACAGGGGAAATTGCGCACAGCCGTGCAGAAAAAAATATTCTTTAGTTGATTCCAAAAATAAAATTATTTCACAGGATAAGCATTTGCTCTCTTTAAAAGACTTAAACCTTTCTGTTTATCTTGAAAATCTTATAAATGCAGGGATTTCTTCTCTCAAAATTGAAGGAAGGCTCAAAGATATAAGTTATATTAAAAACATAGTCAGCTATTACAGACAAAATCTTGATCTTGTTCTTGATAAAAACTCTCTTGTAAAAAGTTCTATCGGAAAAAGTATAATAAGCTTTTCGCCTAATCCGAATAAAACTTTTAACAGAGGGTATTCAGAGTATTTTCTTAATGAAAGATCTGGAAAAATTTCTTCTGTAAACACACCTAAATCAATGGGAGAAGAAATTGGAAAAATTGATTTTGTAGGAAAAGATTATTTTACTATTTCCAAAAACATAAAACTGAATAATGCCGACGGGATTTGCTTTTTTGACAAAAATCTTGAGCTTAAGGGAACAATAATAAATAAAGTTATTGAAAATAAAATTTTCCCCGATGACATAAAAGAGATTCAGCCCAACACTTTTATTTACAGAAACCTTGATCATGAATTTTTGAAAACTCTTAAAAATTCAAAAATAGAAAGAAAAATAGGTGTAAATCTTTATTTATCTCAAGAAAATGAGGATTTGATTTTTGTAGCAATAGATGAAGAAGGTGCAAAGGCTCAAATCAGCCTGAAAAATAATTTTGATACAGCACAAAACAAAGAAAAAGCCTTAGAAACACTGGAAAAACAACTGTTAAAATTAGGGGAAACAGATTTTTACGCTGATTCTATTGAAATAAATCTTAAAGAAGCTTATTTTATACCTGTAAAAGAAATTAACGAAATACGAAGGCAGCTCATAAATAAGCTGGAAGAAGAAAGAAGTGAGTTACATCAGCAGCAAAAAATTAAAATAGAAAAAAATAACTTTCCGTATCCCGATAAAAAGCTTGATTACTTCGGAAATGTTTTGAATAAACACGCAGAAGTGTTTTATAAGAGGCATTGTGTTGAAGAAATTCAGTCTGCTGCTGAATCAGGATTGGACATGACGGGTAAAAAAGTTATGACAACAAAATATTGCCTTAAGCATCAATTTAATATTTGCCCAAAAGTTAATTTACAGTCAGATCATTCAGAGCCGCTTTATCTTATTGATGAAAATAAGCATGAATATGAGCTTAAATTTAACTGTGCAAAATGCGAAATGGAAATTTATTTCTGATAATTTTGACTTAAATACTCGAATAGCTAAATCGCCAAAATCTTCATTGCGAGCGCAGCGAAGCAATCTATAATAAACAAAATGGATTGCTTCGTCGAGTCTAAAGCCTCTCCTCGCAATGACGTGTAAATTAAATTAGCAATTCAAATTTAAACTTCTACTGAATTAACGGAAGTTTTTTCGGGTTTTTGGACGGAGACGGATTTGGATTCACTTATATGCGTGCGGCATGACATTAATTGTTTACGCATTTCAGGGTCGAGTCCGTTATCGTTTATAAGTTTTTCTATAAAACCGCTGTTTAATTTAAATGATCTTTCATGAAGTCCTGCAGCATCTACGATATCTTTTATTTTTTCCGAATCGTAGCTATAAGAAGGTCTTGAATAACTTACAAGAGTTTCGCCTGATACAGCTCTGATTTCTTTGCCGTTTTCTTCAAAATGAACCTTAAAGATGGATTTAATATCGGCCATTTCTGCCTGAAGCATTTGAATAGTATGTTGAACCCTCAGATATCTTTCCATAAGATATTCAATATTGTTTAATTGCGATAACTGCCAGTTTCTTTTTTTGTCATAAAAAATCTTTAAATGAGGATAAACATAAGCTAATCCTTTTGCGTCTGCCATCGCTCTGTGTCTTAGAGGGAAATCAATATTAAATCTGTTCATTAATGATTCAAGACCATGCGACGGGTCATCTGGAAAAACTTCTTTGTACATTTGATAAGTGTCAATTCTGTGGTTTTTTACGGTATTTCCGTAAAGGTCTTCGCATGCTCTGTTTATGAAACTGTAATCAAATATTACATTATGTCCGACAATAGGATAATCCTGAATAAAATCCAGTATTTTAGGCATTACTTCTTCAATTGTCGGTGCATCTTCCACCATTTCCGGTGTTATATGGTGAATGCTTATGCTTGATGACCTGATTTCTTGTTTTGGGTTAACCAGTGTTTCGAATTCTTCAGTAATCACATTGTTTACGAGTTTTACCGCAGCAAATTCGATTATTTTTTCTCTTTTATAATCCAGACCTGTTGTTTCTATGTCCAGTACTATCTTAATATCCTGATTTTCTAAATTCATAATAAAATTCTTTACCACACGCTCTTTTAATAGAATGATACCACATTTACAAAAATTTGCGCATTATTGGCAAGTTGTTTTCGTATTATTATATGTTTCAATAAATAATCTAAAGGAGGTCTTAATAATGGATAAAAAAAGTGTTTTGAAATTAACCGGATCAATCTTAATTTGTCAAAGTGCAGGTATAATCGGCAGTTTTGCGACAGGAGAAAAAGCTTTAACGTGGTATAATTCTCTGAACAGACCCGAGTTTAGTCCTCCAAATTGGCTTTTTGCACCTGTATGGATAATTTTATATTTATTAATGGGCATATCATTGTTTATGGTTTTAAAAACGGAAAATTGTTCCGGGAAAAAGCACGCTTTAATAATATTTGGTATACAGCTTTTCTTAAATGCCTTATGGCCTCCGGTATTTTTTGGACTCAAATCTCTTATGGGCGGATTTTTTGTTATAGTTTTGCTTTTGGTCTTTGTATTTATAACTTTTTATAAATTTTATAAAATAAGTAAAGTAGCAAGTTATTTATTGATTCCTTATATATTCTGGGTCAGCTTTGCGTCAGGTTTAAACTTGTCGGTATGGCTGTTAAATTCTTAGAGTTTATCTTACTCTAATTGCAAGTTAATTTTCTTCTTGTCATGTTGAGCAAAGCGAAATATCTGTCCCTTTTGGGTTTTAAGCCCAAAACAGATTGCCACGTCAGCTCTTCGAGCTTCCTCGCAATGACAGCTTGATTAATTTATTTAGCAATTGGAGTTATCTAGCAATTCAAGTTATCTTGTTAAAAATATAAAAAAAGAGCCGCTTATATAAGCGGCTCTTTTTCTTGTGTAATTTTTTTATTTTTTTGTACTATAAAGATTTGCAACTTCGGGGTT includes these proteins:
- the nuoF gene encoding NADH-quinone oxidoreductase subunit NuoF — protein: MSNKTKIYVGMGTCGLAAGAKSVFEAILTTIKNLNIEAEIIPTGCVGYCKREIIVDIAKPDYPKLSYGDVTSADVEGLLKSVLVDNINNHKLIIGKYPTEKAIDKDDLNEVPSINELPFFKKQRRLVLKNCGHINPESLQDYLDFEGYEGLKKAFAAGPLGVIDEVKKSGLRGRGGGGFPTGMKWEFGNKSHPKDPDNQKKYMICNADEGDPGAFMDRSVLEGDPFALLEGMTIAAYAIGASYGYIYVRAEYPLAIERLENAIKLAKENNLLGDNILGSGYNLEIKIKKGAGAFVCGEETALIGSIEGRRGMPNPRPPFPTESGAFGCPTVINNVETLANVPGVLRHGGEWFASVGTDSSKGTKVFALTGKINNAGLVEVPMGISLREIIYEIGNGIIDNKNYKSVQIGGPSGGCIPEEHLDIKIDYESLKTVGAMMGSGGLVVMDEGTCMVDVAKYFVEFCTKESCGKCTPCREGTMRMFEFLEKITTKDIDKQEKIDAIKHLQHLAGVIRDTSLCGLGQTAPNPVLSTLRYFKNEYDAHIYDEKCPSGHCKSLINYEINESKCIGCSICKTKCPTGAIVGERKSPHKIQTAVCIKCDQCVQLCPVKAIAAK
- a CDS encoding KUP/HAK/KT family potassium transporter; protein product: MNNHDLSKVIKSFGLVFGDIGTSPIYTVTVIFLLLKPTVFNITGIISLILWTLTILVTVEYSWLAMSLGKKGEGGTIVLRELLTPLLKSVRKAGFVTLLTYIGISLLIGDGVITPAISILSAVEGLRLVPGFADINQNILITIAAIIAIALFCFQKKGTEKVTRAFGPIMVLWFLALTVSGLISVSHYPEILKAVNPYYAVKFLTTQGLMGFFVLSEVILCATGGEALYADMGHLGKKPIIQAWSVVFFALAICYLGQGAFLVHNPEAKNVLFAMVYNQTHFLYVPFLVLSILATIIASQALISAMFSIVYQGINTRIMPMFKVDYTSQELRTQIYIATVNWFLLFFVVMIMFQFKESSNLAAAYGLAVTGTMSITGIMMSWIFFLKKNYLKFSFAVIVTIVDIMFLTANMFKIPHGGYWSVIIAFIPFATILIYTRGQRKLYSKLHPVPLDKFLVKFNEIYKNECKINGAALFFIKDIDRIPPYIYNTICSNNIIYQENIFVSINILDEPFGIDCCFKDEVTEGLKNFEIQAGYMELLDLEKILHNAGIQDKVIFYGMEEIMTDNLIWKFFVLIKKVTPSFVQFYSIPSRKLHGVVTRVNI
- a CDS encoding 3'-5' exonuclease — translated: MNLENQDIKIVLDIETTGLDYKREKIIEFAAVKLVNNVITEEFETLVNPKQEIRSSSISIHHITPEMVEDAPTIEEVMPKILDFIQDYPIVGHNVIFDYSFINRACEDLYGNTVKNHRIDTYQMYKEVFPDDPSHGLESLMNRFNIDFPLRHRAMADAKGLAYVYPHLKIFYDKKRNWQLSQLNNIEYLMERYLRVQHTIQMLQAEMADIKSIFKVHFEENGKEIRAVSGETLVSYSRPSYSYDSEKIKDIVDAAGLHERSFKLNSGFIEKLINDNGLDPEMRKQLMSCRTHISESKSVSVQKPEKTSVNSVEV
- the nuoE gene encoding NADH-quinone oxidoreductase subunit NuoE; protein product: MSNCTNCNCNSQSSKNLPEDLKKIFEKFTKKRENVIPLLQDVQEKYGYLSKENLIFISEYLNVPTSNVYGIATFYNQFRLVPLGLHIIRVCRGTACHVKGSDKILEKIESELNIKAGETTEDGLFSLETVACVGACSIAPVITIDEEFYGRLQQKDVTSLINTYRKSK
- a CDS encoding NADH-dependent [FeFe] hydrogenase, group A6, encoding METLNVNIEQKVTININGDDIKVSKGTTILDAANQAGINIPTLCHLKKCTPTGACRICVVEIEGARNLVASCTNPVAEGMKIQTHSNRVIDARKTIIELMIANHPQDCLKCDRSGFCSLQNLSEEYGISEIPYQGRKRHNPIDLSSPSIVRDADKCILCGKCVKVCEQIQTVNAIEFTKRGFESIVAPSFNCALGESTCINCGQCIMVCPTGALTEKCAIEDVRAALKDPTKVVIAQPAPAIRVTIGEAMGMEAGAISTGKMVTALKKLGFNKVFDTDFAADLTIMEEGSELVHRITNNGVLPMMTSCSPGWIKFIEHFYPSLIPNLSTCKSPHQMLGAVIKSYWAKKAGVDPKDIYVVSIMPCTAKKFEAQRPELQNDNLRDVDAVLTTRELAKLLKTSGINFSKLEESEFDNPLGLASGAGDIFAASGGVMEAALRSAYFLITGEELENIDFTAVRGLDGVKEATINIKGLDVKIAVASSLGQARILMDKIQSGEADYHFIEIMTCAGGCIAGGGQPLNTDIERIKARLQSVYAIDAKKELRKSHKNTDIQKLYEEFLGKPLGEASHKLLHTHYNQREKF
- a CDS encoding U32 family peptidase gives rise to the protein MKPIELLAPAKNLESGIAAIKCGADAVYIAAEKFGARISAGNSLEDIEHLIVFAHKYRAKVYITINTLLKDSEIRQAYELIHKLYQIGADAIIIQDMGLLELDLPPIPLFASTQANNTTPEKIEFLEKIGFQRVILARELSLEQIKKIRKKTGVDLEFFIHGALCVCYSGQCQMSYAIGGRSANRGNCAQPCRKKYSLVDSKNKIISQDKHLLSLKDLNLSVYLENLINAGISSLKIEGRLKDISYIKNIVSYYRQNLDLVLDKNSLVKSSIGKSIISFSPNPNKTFNRGYSEYFLNERSGKISSVNTPKSMGEEIGKIDFVGKDYFTISKNIKLNNADGICFFDKNLELKGTIINKVIENKIFPDDIKEIQPNTFIYRNLDHEFLKTLKNSKIERKIGVNLYLSQENEDLIFVAIDEEGAKAQISLKNNFDTAQNKEKALETLEKQLLKLGETDFYADSIEINLKEAYFIPVKEINEIRRQLINKLEEERSELHQQQKIKIEKNNFPYPDKKLDYFGNVLNKHAEVFYKRHCVEEIQSAAESGLDMTGKKVMTTKYCLKHQFNICPKVNLQSDHSEPLYLIDENKHEYELKFNCAKCEMEIYF
- a CDS encoding HAD hydrolase family protein, producing MKKSACNIEKYKELNKSYKIIAFDWDGTAVHTRNDDVSELIESLEKLLNNGVYIVVITGTNFENIDKQFSSHIKGLCKKNLFICTNRGSEVFGFDQNSQPVILFRLNINAEKNKLLDKITEKTKHDIETKYNIQLEIIYDRLNRRKLDLIPEWENPLKSEIDNLIVETEKKLKTVGLKEGIKGAFSLMENNARLLGLKNARITSDVKHIELGVSDKTDSIKWILENLANPNKISDKDILIIGDEFGSIAGFEGSDYKMVINSRKDITYFSVGKEPNGLPSLIKHIGGGPECFFKIIEYQSKSV
- a CDS encoding TspO/MBR family protein — translated: MDKKSVLKLTGSILICQSAGIIGSFATGEKALTWYNSLNRPEFSPPNWLFAPVWIILYLLMGISLFMVLKTENCSGKKHALIIFGIQLFLNALWPPVFFGLKSLMGGFFVIVLLLVFVFITFYKFYKISKVASYLLIPYIFWVSFASGLNLSVWLLNS